A genomic segment from Aegilops tauschii subsp. strangulata cultivar AL8/78 chromosome 1, Aet v6.0, whole genome shotgun sequence encodes:
- the LOC109759517 gene encoding rhomboid-like protein 11, chloroplastic, with protein sequence MAQQLLLLLPAPSGTFSKPLPSPAPSLPRRHVPSISITRRLVAGVAAARRDLLRCGMRRSDLVSELELAKDKKQQGGRANAIFWILLLNFGLYVADHLLQIRQIKSLYLYHAFPSWYQFVTSTFCHANWNHLSSNLFFVYIFGKLVEEEEGNFALWMSYILTGAGANLISWLVLPTSSVSLGASGAVFGLFTISVLVKMSWDWRKILEVLILGQFVVDKVMEAARATTITGAALQVNNIAHVSGALIGAALVFVINRIPLSSNDDNPKASKDNKDKRS encoded by the exons ATGGCGCAGCAGCTGCTGCTTCTCCTACCCGCGCCTTCGGGGACGTTCTCGAAGCCACTCCCTTCCCCTGCCCCCTCCCTGCCCCGGCGCCATGTCCCCTCCATCTCCATCACACGCCGATTAGTGGCGGGAGTCGCCGCCGCGCGCCGCGACCTGCTCCGCTGCGGAATGCGGCGCTCAG ATTTGGTGTCCGAATTGGAGCTCGCCAAGGACAAGAAGCAGCAGGGTGGTCGTGCCAATGCCATATTCTGGATCTTGCTGCTTAATTTTGGACTCTATGTTGCAGACCACTTGTTACAG ATCCGGCAGATAAAGTCACTCTACCTGTACCATGCATTCCCTTCTTGGTATCAGTTTGTGACATCAACGTTTTGCCATGCTAACTG GAACCACCTTTCAAGCAATCTGTTCTTTGTGTACATTTTTG GGAAGCTTGTGGAAGAGGAGGAAGGTAACTTCGCACTGTGGATGTCTTATATTTTGACCGGTGCTGGAGCAAACTTGATTTCATGGTTAGTTCTTCCAACGTCATCTGTGTCGCTTGGAGCATCTGGGGCTGTTTTTGGCCTTTTCACAATTAGTGTACTAGTAAAG ATGTCCTGGGACTGGAGAAAGATTCTTGAGGTCCTTATCCTTGGTCAATTTGTTGTTGACAAG GTCATGGAAGCTGCACGTGCAACTACCATAACAGGCGCCGCACTTCAAGTAAACAACATTGCCCATGTCTCGGGTGCTTTGATTGGTGCTGCGCTAGTATTTGTGATCAACAGAATCCCCTTATCATCTAATGATGATAACCCAAAGGCTTCAAAGGATAACAAGGACAAAAGAAGTTAA